One region of Oryza glaberrima chromosome 7, OglaRS2, whole genome shotgun sequence genomic DNA includes:
- the LOC127778340 gene encoding uncharacterized protein LOC127778340: MPLRLPCAMETRPPPAAAAALAPARVSRFRRLLVRVSAAPERAGGGGGGEVREKEEKAAEMEVGSVGLDRMVLSFMEDSAAAAVERPPRGRCGSCFNGGGDGSDDEEFDFLPSDSSATAAASAAAAAGDALDALKGLVQSASMAERNLLADASRIAERCRKGGKKKADVRCAVADGLAALGYDAAVCKSRWDKTPSYPAGEHEYIDAVVAAETRLVVEVDFRSEFEVARSTKAYRAALQALPPLFVGTPDRLGQIVAVVAEAARQSLRKKGLHVPPWRKPEYMRAKWLSPQVLRCSDKPPPPPPSPPPTPVSLSSFSGEFELRFDAKTPPNLSATAAGDDNDNDDEVEAKKITMVVSPSPWRPVEPEAASKKRSPPPPPRRPEGKVVTGLAAVL; the protein is encoded by the exons ATGCCGTTGCGGTTGCCGTGCGCGATGGAGAcgaggccaccgccggcggcggcggcggcgctggcgccggcgagggtGTCGAGGTTCCGGAGGCTGCTTGTGCGGGTGTCCGCGGCGCCggagcgggcgggcggcggcggcggcggggaggtgagggagaaggaggagaaggcagcGGAGATGGAGGTGGGGTCGGTGGGGTTGGACCGGATGGTGCTCAGCTTCATGGAggattccgccgccgccgccgtggagcggCCCCCGCGTGGCCGCTGCGGCAGCTGCTTcaacggcggcggggacggcagcgacgacgaggagttCGACTTCCTCCCCTCCgactcctccgccaccgccgccgcttcggccgccgccgccgccggcgacgccctgGACGCGTTAAAG GGCTTGGTGCAGAGCGCGAGCATGGCGGAGAGGAACCTCCTCGCCGACGCGTCGAGGATCGCCGAGAGGTGCCGCAAGGGCGGCAAGAAGAAGGCCGACGTCCgctgcgccgtcgccgacggcctcgccgccctcgGCTACGACGCCGCCGTGTGCAAGTCGCGGTGGGACAAGACCCCCTCCTACCCCGCAG GCGAGCACGAGTACATcgacgcggtggtggcggcggagacacggctggtggtggaggtggacttCCGGTCGGAGTTCGAGGTGGCGAGGTCGACCAAGGCGTACCGCGCGGCGCTGCAAGCTCTCCCGCCGCTGTTCGTCGGGACGCCGGACCGGCTCGGGCAGATAGTCGCCGTCGTGGCGGAGGCCGCGCGGCAGAGCCTGAGGAAGAAGGGCCTCCACGTCCCGCCATGGCGGAAGCCGGAGTACATGCGCGCCAAGTGGCTCTCCCCGCAAGTCCTCCGCTGCTCcgacaagccgccgccgccgccgccgtcgcccccgcccACGCCGGTATCGCTCTCCAGCTTCTCCGGCGAGTTCGAGCTACGCTTCGACGCCAAGACCCCACCAAACctcagcgccaccgccgccggcgacgacaacgacaacgacgacgaggtcgaggCGAAGAAGATTACGATGGTGGTGTCCCCATCGCCGTGGCGCCCGGTggagccggaggcggcgagcaagaaaaggtcaccgccgccgccgccgcggcgccccgaGGGGAAGGTGGTGACcgggctcgccgccgtgctctaA